One part of the Francisella adeliensis genome encodes these proteins:
- a CDS encoding peptide MFS transporter encodes MSETFSNKHPKGLWYIIAIYMWEYFSFYGMRALLILYLIQHLKLGDTLSYAISGAYITLVYLSPIIGGSVADKVLGYKRAVICGALLMSIGHIILGLGGDDSLYVGMAFIVSGYGFFKSNISCLMGQLYSPNDIKKDSAFTLMYLGGNLGGIFAPALCGFVAYYYGWHYGFGLAGIGMIFGLLVFLSGSKHIPNILPEKSPSRSLGQIITALSILTIVITSYLALEYQFDGYLLAVVAVATVVYFVKILIETDKISRKSIFFLLPFFVFGIVFWVFDEQLYTSVEIFIHRNVDTYFLGFDIPASVFTSVNSASILFGGLVVAWAWKKLKSLEGDFGRMIKFGCGFLFQLICFVLFFIAAKQASINGTSSAILVIAALIFLGVSELFIDPIALSEITSIKDKKHIGFLAAAYMLFTGSVAGFIGAKVADMAAFNTISESMNLIEQAKLFSGLFGNITIILLATSLLWFFVAIVLKKLK; translated from the coding sequence TAGGTGATACGCTATCTTATGCTATATCTGGAGCTTATATAACATTAGTATATTTATCGCCAATTATTGGTGGTTCTGTTGCAGATAAAGTTTTAGGCTATAAAAGAGCTGTAATATGTGGAGCTTTATTAATGTCTATAGGGCATATTATTCTTGGCTTAGGTGGAGATGATTCTCTATATGTGGGAATGGCATTTATAGTTTCTGGGTATGGCTTCTTTAAAAGTAATATTTCTTGTTTGATGGGGCAACTTTATAGCCCTAATGACATTAAGAAAGATTCAGCCTTTACACTTATGTATTTAGGCGGAAATTTAGGAGGCATATTTGCACCTGCTTTATGTGGGTTTGTTGCTTATTATTATGGTTGGCACTATGGGTTTGGACTAGCCGGTATTGGGATGATATTCGGCTTGTTAGTGTTTCTGTCTGGATCAAAGCATATTCCAAATATTCTACCAGAAAAGTCTCCTTCAAGGTCATTAGGGCAAATTATTACAGCTCTATCTATACTCACTATTGTTATAACGAGTTATTTAGCTTTAGAGTACCAGTTTGATGGTTATTTATTAGCAGTTGTCGCTGTTGCAACAGTTGTTTATTTTGTTAAGATTTTAATAGAAACAGATAAGATTTCTAGGAAATCAATATTTTTTTTATTACCATTCTTTGTTTTTGGCATTGTGTTTTGGGTTTTTGATGAGCAGCTATACACATCTGTAGAAATATTTATTCATAGAAATGTTGATACTTACTTTTTAGGTTTTGATATTCCAGCTAGTGTTTTTACATCTGTAAATTCAGCATCGATTTTATTTGGTGGCTTAGTAGTTGCTTGGGCTTGGAAAAAGCTTAAATCACTTGAAGGTGATTTTGGTAGAATGATAAAGTTTGGTTGTGGATTTTTATTTCAGTTAATCTGTTTTGTATTATTCTTTATTGCAGCTAAGCAAGCAAGTATAAATGGGACAAGCTCTGCTATATTAGTTATAGCAGCTTTAATTTTCTTAGGTGTTTCAGAGTTATTTATTGACCCAATAGCTCTTTCAGAAATTACCTCAATTAAAGATAAAAAACACATTGGTTTCTTAGCAGCTGCTTATATGTTGTTTACAGGAAGTGTCGCAGGATTTATAGGAGCAAAAGTTGCTGATATGGCAGCATTTAATACTATATCTGAAAGTATGAATCTAATTGAGCAAGCAAAACTTTTCAGTGGTTTATTTGGCAATATTACTATTATATTGTTAGCTACTTCTTTGCTGTGGTTCTTCGTGGCGATTGTTCTTAAAAAACTTAAATAA
- the tilS gene encoding tRNA lysidine(34) synthetase TilS yields MTICKHSIISKTLEFNPSHIIIGFSGGIDSSVLVDIFKEIKIPIIAIYINHAIHSDANSWQQYCNNICDEHNIAFITHKLGKVPKGESFEAWASKQRIAFFEQQMANYPAPILLLGHHQDDQAETFLLQAIRGSGLAGLAGIPYSKKLKHGFVLRPLLEYSKSDIENYVKAKQIKHIYDDSNEDSKYKRNLVRNEIIPILKQVNPTVNKTLARSASICANSNSVLNKLLAKELDTICNKDNEVEVKLLAKLDNDIQQSLLHLWFKKNTNLSLKHSQVISITKAISDSAHTGWSINVNECLVIHIEYDLLKVKHIHKNSLEFDKITIEQWLSKSLLLNRSQLASIIIRDRKSSDKCRYIGRNKPNKLKILFQELKIPTSQRDSVKVIELENKIIAVYPFFICDK; encoded by the coding sequence ATGACTATCTGCAAACATTCTATCATATCAAAAACCCTAGAATTTAACCCTTCTCATATAATTATTGGTTTCAGTGGTGGCATTGACTCTAGCGTATTAGTTGATATTTTCAAAGAAATTAAAATTCCAATCATAGCTATATATATAAACCATGCTATTCACTCTGATGCTAATAGTTGGCAACAGTATTGTAACAATATTTGTGATGAACATAATATCGCATTTATTACACATAAACTTGGAAAAGTACCTAAAGGAGAAAGTTTTGAAGCTTGGGCAAGCAAGCAACGAATAGCTTTTTTTGAACAACAAATGGCTAACTACCCTGCTCCTATTTTACTGTTAGGACATCACCAAGATGACCAAGCTGAAACCTTCTTACTTCAAGCAATACGAGGCTCAGGTTTAGCAGGGCTCGCTGGAATACCTTATAGCAAAAAATTAAAGCATGGATTCGTTTTACGCCCACTATTAGAATACTCAAAATCAGATATTGAAAACTATGTAAAAGCTAAACAAATAAAGCATATTTATGATGACAGTAATGAAGATTCTAAATACAAAAGGAATCTAGTCCGCAATGAGATTATTCCAATACTTAAACAAGTGAATCCTACGGTAAATAAAACTTTAGCAAGAAGTGCTAGCATTTGTGCAAATTCCAACAGTGTTTTGAATAAACTATTAGCCAAAGAACTTGATACCATTTGCAATAAAGACAATGAGGTAGAAGTCAAACTTTTAGCTAAACTTGATAATGATATTCAACAATCATTACTACATCTATGGTTTAAGAAAAACACTAATTTAAGCTTAAAGCACTCACAAGTTATATCTATTACCAAAGCCATATCTGATTCTGCTCATACAGGCTGGTCCATTAATGTTAATGAATGTCTAGTTATTCATATTGAATATGATTTATTGAAAGTTAAACATATTCACAAAAATTCTTTAGAGTTTGATAAAATAACTATTGAACAGTGGTTGAGTAAAAGTCTTCTTCTTAACAGATCACAGTTAGCTAGCATTATTATTAGAGATAGAAAATCTAGTGATAAATGCCGCTATATAGGTAGAAATAAGCCTAATAAGCTAAAAATCCTTTTTCAAGAGCTTAAAATACCAACTAGTCAAAGAGATAGTGTGAAAGTAATCGAGCTAGAAAATAAAATAATAGCTGTGTATCCTTTTTTTATATGTGATAAATAG
- the serA gene encoding phosphoglycerate dehydrogenase, whose protein sequence is MSKLSLSKKKIPILLLEGIHNNAVESFKTAGYENIELMSSALEGQELIDKLKNYKMVGLRSRTQLTKEVLENSTHLAAIGCFCIGTNQVDLQTAHKHGIPVFNAPYSNTRSVAELVLAQAILLVRNVVDKNAKAHRGLWLKSADNANEVRGKTLGIIGYGHIGMQLGVLAESMGINVIFYDVEEKLPLGNATQVESQAQLLKQSDVVSLHVPQLTSTKNLITAKEFALMKNNSILINASRGNVVDIDALVDALESKKLKGAAIDVFPSEPSSKNEQFESPLKDFDNVFITPHIGGSTIEAQENIANEVSAKLIKYSDNGSTLNAVNFPELSLPSNAGADNHRVLHIHQNIPGVMNEINEILAQKNINVEGQYLRTQDDIGYVVMDIKSSTQDAKILVKEFKKVKATIRARYLI, encoded by the coding sequence ATGTCTAAATTATCTTTAAGTAAAAAGAAAATACCTATTTTACTATTAGAAGGTATTCATAATAATGCTGTTGAATCTTTCAAAACCGCTGGCTATGAAAATATTGAACTTATGAGTTCTGCACTAGAAGGTCAAGAACTTATAGATAAATTAAAAAATTATAAAATGGTTGGCTTGCGCTCACGTACTCAGCTTACTAAAGAGGTCCTAGAAAATTCTACACATTTAGCAGCTATTGGATGCTTTTGTATTGGTACAAACCAAGTTGATCTTCAAACAGCTCACAAGCACGGTATCCCCGTATTTAATGCGCCCTACTCAAACACTAGAAGTGTTGCAGAATTAGTGCTTGCTCAAGCAATTCTATTAGTTAGAAATGTTGTTGATAAAAATGCTAAAGCTCACCGTGGTCTATGGTTGAAATCTGCTGATAATGCTAATGAGGTTCGAGGCAAAACTCTTGGAATTATTGGCTATGGCCATATAGGGATGCAACTTGGCGTATTAGCTGAGAGTATGGGAATTAATGTAATATTCTATGATGTAGAAGAAAAACTTCCGTTAGGTAATGCAACACAAGTAGAGTCTCAAGCACAATTACTAAAACAATCTGATGTAGTATCTTTGCATGTTCCCCAGCTTACTAGTACTAAAAATCTCATTACAGCAAAAGAATTTGCTTTGATGAAAAATAACTCAATATTAATTAATGCTTCGCGAGGTAATGTTGTAGATATTGATGCTTTAGTGGATGCTCTTGAAAGTAAGAAACTTAAAGGTGCTGCTATAGATGTATTTCCAAGTGAACCTTCATCAAAAAATGAGCAATTTGAAAGTCCACTTAAAGATTTTGACAATGTATTTATTACTCCGCATATTGGTGGAAGCACTATTGAAGCACAGGAAAATATTGCTAATGAAGTGAGTGCTAAACTTATTAAGTATTCTGATAACGGCTCTACTTTAAATGCAGTTAATTTCCCAGAACTTTCATTACCTTCAAATGCAGGTGCTGATAATCATAGAGTTCTTCATATTCATCAAAATATCCCTGGTGTAATGAATGAAATCAATGAAATACTAGCTCAGAAAAATATAAATGTCGAAGGTCAATATTTACGTACACAAGATGATATAGGCTATGTAGTTATGGATATTAAATCATCAACTCAAGATGCAAAAATCCTAGTTAAAGAATTTAAAAAAGTTAAAGCCACTATTCGAGCTCGCTATCTTATCTAA
- a CDS encoding thymidylate synthase — translation MQQYLDFLKHIQTHGVAKGDRTGTGTKSVFGYQMRFDLQQGFPLVTTKKIHIPSVVHELLWFLSGDTSVKYLNENKVRIWNEWATEDGDLGPIYGKQWRDFNGEGIDQIADVIELLKTNPNSRRILVSAWNPCVVPSERLTPQENVAEGNSALPPCHAMFQFYVADNKLSCMLTQRSADAFLGVPFNIASYSLLTHMIAQQCDLDVGEFIWSGGDCHIYNNHTDQVNEQLTRNPLKLPTLKIKRKAKNIFDYKFDDFEFESYDHHPAIKAKISI, via the coding sequence ATGCAACAATATTTAGACTTTTTAAAACATATTCAAACTCATGGTGTTGCTAAAGGTGACCGTACAGGTACTGGAACAAAAAGTGTATTTGGTTATCAGATGCGCTTTGATTTACAGCAAGGTTTTCCTCTAGTAACTACTAAAAAAATCCATATTCCAAGTGTGGTTCATGAACTTTTATGGTTTTTAAGTGGTGATACTAGCGTCAAATATCTAAACGAAAACAAAGTCCGTATTTGGAACGAATGGGCTACTGAAGATGGTGATCTAGGTCCTATCTATGGTAAGCAATGGCGTGACTTTAATGGCGAAGGCATTGACCAAATAGCTGATGTGATTGAGCTTTTAAAAACTAATCCAAATTCACGTAGAATATTAGTATCTGCTTGGAACCCATGTGTAGTACCATCTGAAAGACTAACTCCTCAAGAAAATGTAGCAGAAGGTAATTCTGCTCTTCCTCCTTGTCATGCAATGTTTCAATTTTATGTCGCTGATAATAAACTTTCATGTATGCTTACACAAAGAAGTGCTGATGCTTTTCTAGGGGTTCCTTTCAATATCGCAAGCTACTCATTACTTACACACATGATTGCCCAACAATGTGATTTAGATGTTGGAGAATTTATTTGGTCTGGTGGTGATTGTCATATCTATAATAATCATACTGATCAGGTAAATGAGCAGCTTACTCGTAATCCATTAAAACTTCCAACTCTAAAAATAAAAAGAAAAGCTAAAAACATTTTTGATTATAAGTTTGATGACTTTGAGTTTGAAAGTTATGATCACCATCCCGCTATTAAAGCAAAAATCTCAATATAA
- the lgt gene encoding prolipoprotein diacylglyceryl transferase: protein MLQYPHIDPVAIHLGPIKVHWYGLMYLFGIFSGWMLLRYRAKKKPWAPFSPDQAGDLTFYIALGVILGGRIGYIVFYNLSFYLHNPLQMLMLWDGGMSFHGGFIGVLIAFAIYAKKLKVNFFDLGEFVAPVVPIGLGAGRIGNFINGELWGRVTDSPIGMIFPTGGPLPRYPSQLFEFFFEGVVLFTVLWLVTIKKRPRYLVLGLFMFLYGCARFICEFVRQPDPQYGFIFFNWMTMGQILSLPMIILGAIILIAVFIKTRGNKCNNI from the coding sequence ATGTTACAGTATCCTCATATTGACCCTGTAGCAATACATTTGGGTCCTATTAAAGTTCATTGGTATGGCTTAATGTATCTTTTTGGAATTTTTTCTGGATGGATGCTACTTAGATATAGAGCGAAAAAAAAACCTTGGGCTCCATTTTCGCCAGATCAAGCAGGCGATCTAACTTTCTACATCGCACTTGGTGTTATTTTAGGCGGAAGAATTGGTTACATAGTTTTCTATAACCTATCATTTTATCTACACAATCCTCTTCAAATGTTAATGCTATGGGATGGAGGCATGTCTTTCCATGGTGGTTTTATTGGTGTGCTTATTGCTTTTGCGATATATGCTAAAAAATTAAAAGTTAATTTTTTTGACCTTGGTGAGTTTGTTGCCCCAGTTGTTCCTATAGGTTTAGGTGCTGGTAGAATAGGTAATTTTATCAATGGTGAACTTTGGGGTAGAGTTACTGACTCTCCAATTGGTATGATTTTCCCTACTGGCGGACCACTACCTCGTTACCCTTCTCAACTTTTTGAGTTTTTCTTTGAAGGAGTTGTTTTATTTACCGTACTATGGCTAGTAACTATTAAGAAAAGACCTAGATACCTTGTGCTAGGTTTATTTATGTTCTTATACGGCTGTGCACGATTTATTTGCGAGTTTGTAAGGCAACCTGATCCTCAGTATGGATTTATATTCTTTAATTGGATGACTATGGGGCAAATACTTTCTCTACCAATGATTATATTAGGTGCAATAATTTTGATTGCTGTATTTATTAAAACAAGAGGTAACAAATGCAACAATATTTAG
- a CDS encoding Rne/Rng family ribonuclease, giving the protein MKKILINSKSNEETRIATLDNGKLIDLDIENVDREQKKANIYKGYISRIEPSLNAIFVNYGEEKNGFLPFKEVSEYYLKDTPKGDNIAHLLSEGQELIVQIDKEERGDKGAALTTFITLAGSYMVLLPNNPSGGGISRRVEGDDREKLKKYLKDLNMPKNMSVIARTACVECTFEELKHDFDTLAELWSSISRAYHKIKKPTLLHKESDIIIRTVRDHLKEDVKEIVVDSKECFEDVKRQLGLLRQSFNINKVKLYDEDLPIFAQFGIDQQIENAYKREIRLPSGGSIVIDTTEALVAVDVNSSRANKAEDVETTAFKTNMEAAEEVARQLRIRDLGGLVIIDFIDMSFFPNRKQVEEKLMEALQQDKARIQMSRISKLGLVEISRQRLSSSLSESVMQKCPRCEGHGFIKTTQATALTILRKVRAEAMKDDTNEIRVQVPVDIAAYILNEKRDNIVEIEKVTNVKVMLIPNFNLEAPKFQMQRIWGSSYKSNKTSPDLIEEVYSVEVPKAAKKTQAAVDMTKVIKSEKPQQKVEAKQENNQEETKQQAPKIKQKEVVAPVKPAEKKGFFSKLFGSFANEETKPQAQVEKAQPKQENKPQKPVTKEQNKNYNKNENKNNDLKKSRPENSNRSNQNDNQKQDQRPRNNEQRDNNRPNRSENNRNDKSEKGDRNNRNDKRNDKFDKKSNNRNNSSSRSSNLNLNNAEEVVDITKVKYANKVTTSEVDNIKKVISKNPDEFMSVMVTDVLENYDSLKDDGSAKITTTEKGKTHKYLRFNTVSVDAEIKATETKKVANEEKSIKHNDSENVVISEAPLEATVSVEEKVVAVAETTTLNEVEVNAPKEEIKKPSDKKQKAPKQEKTEAKAKDAPKQQSKTSVKEEFINYSPAIDFESQSIR; this is encoded by the coding sequence ATGAAAAAAATACTAATTAACAGTAAGAGTAATGAGGAAACTAGAATCGCTACTCTTGATAATGGAAAACTTATAGATTTAGATATTGAAAATGTAGATAGAGAGCAAAAAAAAGCTAATATTTACAAAGGTTATATCTCAAGAATTGAACCTAGTTTAAATGCAATTTTTGTAAACTACGGCGAAGAAAAAAATGGTTTTTTACCATTTAAAGAAGTTTCAGAATACTACCTAAAAGATACTCCTAAGGGAGATAATATTGCCCACCTTTTATCTGAAGGTCAAGAGCTTATAGTACAAATTGATAAGGAAGAAAGAGGCGATAAAGGTGCTGCTTTAACTACTTTCATTACACTTGCAGGATCATACATGGTTTTATTACCAAACAATCCTTCTGGTGGTGGTATTTCTCGTCGTGTTGAAGGTGATGATAGAGAAAAGCTTAAAAAATATTTAAAAGATTTAAATATGCCAAAAAACATGAGCGTAATTGCTAGAACAGCTTGTGTTGAGTGTACTTTTGAAGAATTAAAACATGACTTTGATACTCTTGCTGAGTTATGGAGCTCTATTTCTCGTGCTTATCACAAAATCAAAAAGCCAACTCTTTTACATAAAGAAAGTGACATTATAATCCGTACGGTTAGAGATCATTTAAAAGAAGATGTTAAAGAAATTGTTGTAGACTCTAAAGAATGTTTTGAAGATGTAAAAAGACAACTAGGTCTATTAAGACAAAGTTTTAACATCAACAAAGTTAAACTCTATGATGAGGATTTACCTATATTTGCTCAGTTTGGTATTGATCAGCAAATTGAAAATGCTTACAAAAGAGAAATTCGTCTACCTTCTGGTGGTTCAATCGTTATAGATACTACAGAAGCTTTAGTTGCTGTTGATGTTAACTCATCTCGTGCAAATAAGGCTGAAGATGTTGAAACTACTGCTTTCAAAACAAACATGGAAGCTGCTGAAGAAGTTGCAAGACAACTTAGAATCCGAGACTTAGGTGGTCTTGTGATTATTGACTTTATCGATATGAGCTTTTTCCCGAATAGAAAGCAAGTTGAAGAAAAGCTTATGGAAGCTTTACAACAAGATAAAGCTAGAATCCAAATGTCTCGCATTTCTAAACTTGGGCTTGTTGAAATTTCAAGACAAAGACTTAGCTCTTCACTAAGTGAAAGTGTAATGCAAAAATGTCCTCGTTGTGAAGGCCATGGTTTCATTAAAACTACTCAAGCAACAGCTCTTACTATTTTAAGAAAAGTTCGTGCTGAAGCTATGAAAGATGATACTAATGAAATTCGTGTACAAGTACCTGTCGATATTGCAGCTTATATTCTTAATGAAAAAAGAGATAATATCGTTGAAATAGAGAAGGTCACTAATGTTAAAGTTATGCTTATACCTAACTTCAACCTTGAAGCTCCTAAGTTTCAGATGCAAAGAATATGGGGTTCTAGTTATAAATCCAACAAAACAAGTCCAGATCTTATAGAAGAAGTTTATAGTGTTGAAGTACCAAAAGCTGCTAAAAAAACTCAAGCTGCTGTTGATATGACTAAAGTTATTAAATCTGAAAAACCTCAACAAAAAGTTGAAGCAAAGCAAGAAAATAATCAGGAAGAAACTAAGCAACAAGCTCCTAAAATCAAACAAAAAGAAGTTGTTGCTCCAGTTAAACCTGCTGAAAAAAAAGGCTTCTTTAGCAAACTTTTTGGGTCTTTTGCTAATGAAGAAACAAAACCTCAAGCACAAGTTGAAAAAGCTCAGCCTAAGCAAGAGAATAAACCTCAAAAGCCTGTAACTAAAGAGCAAAATAAAAATTATAACAAGAATGAGAATAAAAATAATGATTTAAAAAAATCTCGTCCTGAAAACTCTAATCGCAGTAACCAAAACGATAACCAAAAACAAGATCAACGTCCTCGTAATAATGAGCAACGTGACAACAATCGTCCTAATCGTAGCGAAAATAATCGCAACGACAAAAGTGAGAAAGGTGATCGTAACAACCGTAACGATAAGAGAAATGATAAGTTTGATAAAAAATCGAACAATAGAAACAATAGCTCAAGCAGAAGTAGTAACTTAAACCTAAATAATGCTGAAGAAGTTGTTGATATCACTAAAGTTAAGTACGCTAATAAAGTTACAACGAGTGAAGTAGATAACATTAAGAAAGTAATCTCTAAAAACCCTGATGAGTTTATGTCAGTAATGGTTACAGATGTGCTTGAAAACTACGATAGTTTAAAAGACGATGGCTCTGCTAAAATCACTACAACTGAAAAAGGTAAAACTCACAAGTATCTTAGATTTAACACCGTATCTGTAGATGCTGAAATCAAAGCTACTGAAACTAAAAAAGTTGCTAACGAAGAAAAGTCAATTAAGCATAACGACAGTGAAAATGTAGTTATATCCGAGGCGCCTCTTGAAGCTACTGTTTCAGTAGAAGAAAAAGTAGTTGCAGTAGCAGAAACAACTACGCTTAATGAAGTAGAGGTAAATGCTCCAAAAGAAGAAATAAAAAAACCTTCTGATAAGAAGCAAAAAGCTCCTAAGCAAGAAAAAACTGAAGCTAAAGCTAAAGATGCTCCTAAGCAACAGAGTAAAACATCAGTAAAAGAAGAGTTTATTAACTACTCACCTGCTATTGACTTTGAATCTCAATCAATAAGATAA
- a CDS encoding cysteine desulfurase family protein — MSFIYLDYAATTPLSKQVRSMLVDSINDDTSFFNSGSSTYEEAQQIKSQIEQARATIADTINVLPREIIFTSGATESNNLAIKGVAYACKNKGNHIITSKAEHKAVLDVCKYLETEGFEITYLDVNHHGQINIEELKKSITPNTILVSLMAVNNELGTKNNLLDIGGVTKQNKILFHVDAAQGYGKVNIDIKAMNIDLLSVSGHKIYAPKGVGFLYVRSKAPKVKLAKQIHGGSQEYNIRAGTLANQQIFALAQASKEMFENFDKNFDYISNLRRVFLDMLLSNVETKEQVVINTSLEYSYPGILNLTIKNIKAETLLAMLPNICISTGSACNSRAIEPSHVLTAVGLSAEYADSTIRISFGIMTTKYEVITVANKMLEKISLLNAISPQKADGGENV, encoded by the coding sequence ATGAGCTTTATATACCTAGATTACGCAGCGACAACACCACTTAGTAAGCAAGTAAGATCAATGCTTGTTGATTCAATAAATGATGATACTAGTTTTTTTAATTCTGGTTCTTCTACTTATGAAGAGGCTCAACAGATTAAGAGTCAGATTGAGCAAGCAAGAGCTACCATCGCTGACACGATAAATGTACTCCCTCGTGAGATAATATTTACATCAGGAGCTACAGAATCAAATAACCTTGCTATTAAAGGTGTTGCTTATGCTTGCAAAAACAAAGGTAATCATATAATTACATCAAAAGCTGAACATAAAGCAGTGTTAGATGTTTGTAAGTACCTTGAAACAGAAGGTTTTGAGATTACATACCTTGATGTTAATCATCATGGTCAGATTAATATAGAAGAGTTAAAGAAAAGTATTACACCAAATACAATTTTGGTAAGCTTGATGGCTGTAAATAATGAACTAGGGACAAAAAATAATCTTTTAGATATCGGTGGGGTTACAAAGCAAAACAAAATACTATTTCATGTCGATGCAGCTCAAGGTTATGGAAAGGTTAATATTGATATTAAAGCTATGAATATAGATCTACTTTCAGTATCTGGTCATAAAATATATGCTCCAAAAGGAGTGGGTTTTTTATATGTAAGATCAAAAGCTCCTAAAGTAAAACTTGCTAAACAGATTCATGGAGGTTCCCAAGAATATAACATTAGAGCTGGTACGCTAGCTAATCAGCAGATATTTGCACTTGCTCAAGCTAGTAAGGAGATGTTTGAAAATTTCGATAAGAATTTTGATTATATTTCTAATTTAAGAAGAGTTTTTTTAGATATGTTGTTATCAAATGTTGAAACTAAAGAACAGGTCGTGATCAATACTTCTCTTGAGTACAGCTATCCTGGTATTTTAAATTTAACGATAAAAAACATTAAAGCTGAAACCCTTTTAGCGATGTTGCCAAATATCTGTATATCTACAGGTTCTGCGTGTAATTCTCGAGCGATTGAACCATCCCATGTGTTAACAGCAGTAGGTTTATCAGCTGAGTATGCTGATAGTACTATAAGAATTTCTTTTGGTATTATGACAACTAAATATGAAGTTATAACTGTAGCAAATAAGATGCTTGAAAAGATAAGTCTACTGAACGCTATATCTCCCCAAAAAGCTGATGGAGGAGAGAATGTATAG
- the recO gene encoding DNA repair protein RecO, which yields MKDQLYEFYILHQQKYKENALLVSIFTREFGKLSAIIRVPKKQANLYQPLVKLRGQISLSKKATGLSKVYNIELVESFYKKSYINLLSLQYLNELLYLLLSYSHEEYKLFEKYNFVIENIIDENYRYLLRFFELELLESLGQGIYICDDSDGNEIQSDKSYSITGYGFKLISDESLQSIKGESLLKINQSISLWNDIDLKAISKVIRINIDSLLTDKELKSRRLLIDYLNLKK from the coding sequence ATGAAAGATCAACTATATGAATTTTACATATTACACCAACAAAAGTACAAAGAGAATGCATTGTTGGTATCTATATTTACTCGTGAGTTTGGTAAATTGTCAGCAATCATTAGGGTACCAAAAAAACAAGCGAATCTTTATCAGCCTTTGGTTAAATTAAGAGGGCAGATTTCTCTCTCAAAGAAAGCTACTGGGCTTAGTAAGGTTTATAATATCGAACTTGTAGAATCATTTTATAAAAAATCTTATATAAATTTATTATCGTTACAATATTTGAATGAGCTTTTGTATTTGTTGTTAAGTTACTCACATGAAGAGTACAAGCTATTTGAAAAATATAATTTTGTTATTGAGAATATTATAGATGAAAATTATAGGTATTTACTAAGGTTTTTTGAATTAGAATTGCTTGAAAGTCTAGGGCAAGGCATTTATATATGTGATGATAGTGACGGTAATGAAATTCAATCCGATAAAAGTTACTCTATAACTGGATATGGATTTAAACTGATAAGTGATGAATCTTTACAATCTATAAAAGGGGAGAGCCTGCTTAAAATCAATCAGTCAATTAGTCTTTGGAATGATATTGATTTGAAGGCTATTTCAAAGGTTATAAGAATCAATATTGATAGCTTGTTGACGGACAAGGAGTTAAAGAGTCGTAGACTTTTAATTGATTATCTTAATTTGAAAAAATAA
- a CDS encoding VTT domain-containing protein has protein sequence MDTIVALFNIILHLDQFISSYINILGDWTYLLLFAVIFCETGFVITPFLPGDSLLFAIGLTGAATTLNVHLVAPILVLAAVLGDSCNYFLGRLIGKRIFKDDARILKTAHLDKAQSFFDKYGAAAIILARFTPIVRTFMPFTAGMARMRYPKFVAMGILGAFIWVYSITYLAFMFSNNDFVRKNFGLFIIVIIAVSVVPAAISFLKAMKSKLFSKNSI, from the coding sequence ATGGATACTATCGTAGCGTTATTTAATATCATTTTACACCTAGATCAATTTATCAGTTCATACATTAACATTCTTGGTGACTGGACTTATTTACTGCTTTTTGCAGTTATTTTTTGTGAAACAGGATTTGTAATTACTCCCTTCCTTCCAGGAGATTCACTTTTATTTGCCATTGGATTAACCGGTGCAGCAACTACTCTTAACGTCCACCTCGTTGCTCCGATTCTTGTTTTAGCAGCTGTATTAGGAGATTCTTGCAACTACTTCTTAGGTAGACTTATTGGTAAAAGAATATTTAAGGATGATGCTAGAATACTGAAAACAGCTCACCTTGATAAAGCTCAAAGCTTCTTTGACAAGTATGGAGCTGCAGCTATTATACTAGCTAGATTTACACCCATTGTGCGTACATTTATGCCATTTACAGCTGGTATGGCTCGTATGAGATATCCTAAATTTGTTGCCATGGGTATATTAGGAGCGTTTATCTGGGTTTATTCAATCACATATTTAGCATTTATGTTTAGCAACAATGACTTTGTTCGCAAAAACTTTGGATTATTTATAATTGTAATCATTGCCGTTTCTGTAGTTCCAGCAGCCATATCATTCTTAAAAGCAATGAAAAGTAAACTTTTTTCAAAAAACTCAATTTAA